A stretch of the Triplophysa dalaica isolate WHDGS20190420 chromosome 19, ASM1584641v1, whole genome shotgun sequence genome encodes the following:
- the chrdl2 gene encoding chordin-like protein 2 isoform X1 produces the protein MKKRMIYLEHLFVLVIMRWFVLGETEAMRPGKMSGVFCTFKEKLYRQGDSWHPYLEPFGFIFCMRCTCTESGHVKCNTIKCPVLRCENPVTNSQQCCPRCADEHRTPAGLRAPVKTCRYNGTMYQTGETFTNHELFPSRQSNQCVMCTCSNGNIFCGLKTCQPITCLSPVSVPDTCCLVCKEGAIHLNSASFGEGGQQLNRGVRHSVDHCAAEKVRGRSVRATPSTLRGLNSRSLNLPTLHIKGGSETTVKILLQRKHHRACVYSGKTYSHGDVWHPVLGRVLDCILCTCRDSFQECKRITCPTQYPCQHPIKIEGKCCKICPELKAEGNRTDCFLGQDKNSLLVYKVMSSSASQSEDKVRRIAIERHGATEVEVQVWKTVEGVLHLVETGDVQKKDLIEHPENYILLTTLDEDTWRKFKEEEEKQKDFSKTQSCEDGIKEVVKYLNPEQLDRLCAS, from the exons ATGAAGAAAAGGATGATTTACTTAGAACATCTTTTCGTTTTGGTCATAATGCGATGGTTTGTTCTGGGTGAAACGGAGGCGATGCGACCTGGAAAAA TGTCGGGCGTGTTTTGCACTTTTAAAGAGAAGCTGTACAGGCAAGGAGATAGCTGGCATCCCTATCTGGAGCCCTTTGGATTCATCTTCTGCATGCGTTGTACTTGCACAGAA TCTGGCCATGTGAAATGCAACACCATCAAGTGCCCTGTTCTACGATGTGAAAATCCGGTGACCAATTCACAGCAATGTTGCCCTCGTTGTGCAG ATGAGCACCGGACTCCTGCTGGTCTCCGGGCACCGGTTAAAACCTGTAGGTATAATGGAACTATGTACCAGACCGGGGAAACATTTACAAATCATGAGCTCTTCCCATCCCGCCAGTCCAACCAATGTGTCATGTGCACTTGCTCT AATGGAAATATATTCTGTGGACTGAAAACCTGTCAGCCTATTACATGCTTGTCTCCAGTTTCTGTACCAGATACCTGCTGCTTGGTGTGCAAAG AGGGTgcaattcatttaaattctgcGTCATTTGGGGAAGGAGGACAGCAGCTGAACAGAGGAGTC AGGCATTCTGTGGATCACTGTGCTGCGGAAAAGGTCAGGGGCCGTTCAGTTAGGGCCACACCATCAACACTGCGAGGCCTCAACTCCAGGAGTCTCAATCTACCGACGTTACACATCAAAGGAGGTTCTGAAACGACTGTTAAGATTCTTTTACAGCGCAAACATCATAGAG CTTGTGTGTACAGTGGCAAGACATACTCTCATGGTGACGTGTGGCACCCGGTGCTCGGAAGGGTTTTGGATTGCATTCTGTGCACCTGCAGGGACAGCTTTCAAGAGTGCAAACGCATCACATGTCCCACCCAGTATCCATGCCAACATCCCATTAAGATAGAAGGGAAATGCTGTAAGATCTGTCCAG AGCTCAAAGCAGAAGGCAACAGAACTGACTGCTTCCTCGGTCAAGACAAAAACAGTCTGCTGGTGTATAAAGTTATGTCCTCATCTGCTTCTCAGTCAGAAGACAAAGTGCGGAGGATTGCTATAGAGAGGCATGGAGCCACAGAAGTAGAGGTGCAAGTCTGGAAAACCGTTGAAG GTGTTTTGCATCTAGTGGAGACTGGTGATGTTCAGAAAAAAGACCTCATAGAGCATCCAGAAAATTACATCTTACTTACTACATTGGATGAAG ACACCTGGAGAAAGTTcaaagaggaggaagagaagcaGAAGGATTTCAGTAAGACTCAGAGCTGTGAAGATGGGATCAAGGAAGTGGTGAAATACTTAAACCCTGAACAGCTGGACCGTCTTTGTGCTTCTTAG
- the pold3 gene encoding DNA polymerase delta subunit 3 gives MDDLYLDNIDEFINDQNKIVTYKWLSLTLGVHVNTAKQMLYHYLEKKRKESSGCPLHATYLITGKCVENGSTCHKVSVVREDKLEAVKAKMDITISVHVYSLQRAELKDSAPLYSTDYDALKENMKNCNKYSAIRCTAAVPISSAELQQRELASVPPAQKEASKPDLNENTSATSKTSAKQPAGIMGMFASKSTPKIQESSKEVKTEQKDDSSVVETSKTKPTSKTNPMSNFFGKSAQKKAEEKPNKSIKEEKDGATTSSATESKKSQNSPKSGCGIKEEPTKVSKSFKNEFEDTCNKTKRPEVLDSDDENMESQQKKRRRIKKPRPDSSDDEVVPDSPPVPNVQTPSPKKQVKREAVSQKEESSEVKRRKRRRVLKSTTFVDEEGEFVTEKGYVSESYSESEESEPNSKVKESVSLKQSFGKKEDVNKEKSQKKPAAPSNKARKQPSIMGFFQKK, from the exons ATGGATGATCTGTATTTGGACAATATTGACGAATTCATTAATGATCAGAATAAGATC GTTACCTACAAATGGCTCAGTTTAACTCTTGGGGTTCACGTGAACACGGCCAAACA AATGCTGTATCATTACTTGGAGAAGAAACGCAAGGAAAGTTCAGGATGTCCTCTTCATGCCACCTATCTCATAACTGGCAAATGTGTTGAAAATGGCAGCACG TGTCATAAAGTCTCAGTAGTTCGCGAGGACAAGCTTGAGG CTGTCAAAGCAAAAATGGATATTACCATCAGCGTGCATGTGTACAGTCTTCAGAGAGCAGAGCTTAAGGATAGTGCTCCGCTTTACAGTACAGACTATGATGCTCTTAAGGAGAATATGAAGAACTGCAACAA GTACAGTGCTATACGATGTACTGCTGCAGTCCccatttcttctgcagagcttCAGCAGAGGGAGTTGGCTTCAGTCCCTCCAGCTCAGAAGGAAGCCAGTAAACCTGACCTAAATGAAAACACTTCAGCTACCTCCAAAACCAGCGCTAAACAGCCCGCAGGCATCATGGGAATGTTTGCGAGCAAAAGCACTCCTAAGATCCAAGAATCCAGCAAGGAAGTAAAAACAGAGCAGAAAGATGATTCTTCCGTG GTTGAAACATCAAAAACCAAACCAACCTCTAAAACAAACCCCATGAGTAACTTTTTCGGGAAGTCTGCCCAGA AAAAGGCAGAAGAAAAGCCCAACAAAAGCATCAAAGAAGAAAAAGACGGAGCCACAACATCATCTGCTACCGAGAGCAAGAAGTCTCAGAATTCTCCCAAGTCTGGATGTGGCATTAAGGAAGAACCAACCAAGGTGTCAAAGTCTTTTAAGAATGAATTCGAAGACACTTGCAA TAAAACGAAGCGGCCAGAGGTGCTGGACAGCGATGATGAGAACATGGAGAGTCAGCAGAAAAAGAGACGTAGGATAAAGAAGCCCCGGCCAGACAGCAGTGATGATGAGG TTGTGCCAGATTCTCCACCTGTGCCTAATGTACAGACACCCAGCCCCAAAAAACAAGTGAAAAGAGAGGCAGTTTCACAGAAAGAA GAGAGCTCGGAAGTGAAGAGGAGGAAAAGGAGGCGTGTTTTAAAGTCCACCACATTTGTTGATGAAGAAGGAGAATTCG TGACTGAGAAAGGTTATGTAAGCGAGTCTTACTCTGAGAGTGAAGAATCTGAACCCAACAGTAAAGTCAAAGAGTCTGTCTCACTCAAGCAGTCATTTGGAAAAAAGGAGGATGTGAATAAAGAAAAGAGCCAAAAGAAACCTGCAGCACCATCTAACAAAGCAAGGAAGCAACCGTCCATCATGGGATTTTTCCAGAAGAAATGA
- the LOC130408325 gene encoding olfactory receptor 2K2-like, with the protein MDNISTFSSFSLTAFNDSSTSRITIFSFALPGYVLTIFVNSLLILIIVLDKVLHQPMYIFVCNLCINGLYGATGFYPPFLYYLLIKTHVISLEECVIQSFVIFTYALGEFTNLSVMAFDRYLAICRPLYYHTVMTSVTVWRLLTFIWMFPCFTAILIIMMALRYPLCMNQIDKLYCETWILERLACQVDTAQFVISGIFTCALNVLIWFVFCSYVKIIIACKHSVQNHKKFMTTCLPHLVAFSNYVLWSLINSLYARFGIDNMSQAFKNFLSVSYLVVPPLVNPLIYGVVLTPIRMKAKYVFRRLKIR; encoded by the coding sequence ATGGACAACATCTCCACCTTCTCCTCGTTCTCTCTCACAGCTTTTAATGACTCCAGCACATCCAGGATTACTATATTCTCTTTTGCACTTCCAGGATATGTCTTGACTATTTTTGTCAATTCACTCTTAATTTTGATCATTGTTCTGGATAAAGTTCTCCACCAGccaatgtatatatttgtatgtaatttatgtATAAATGGATTATATGGAGCCACAGGATTTTATCCAccctttttatattatttacttatcAAAACACATGTTATCTCTCTGGAAGAATGTGTTATCCaaagttttgtcattttcacgTATGCACTCGGTGAGTTTACTAATCTGAGTGTTATGGCATTTGATAGGTATTTAGCTATATGTAGACCGCTGTACTACCACACTGTTATGACATCTGTGACTGTTTGGAGACTGCTGACTTTCATTTGGATGTTTCCTTGCTTCACTGCAATATTGATAATAATGATGGCTCTCAGGTATCCACTATGCATGAACCAGATAGACAAACTGTACTGCGAGACCTGGATTTTAGAAAGGCTTGCGTGTCAAGTCGATACTGCTCAGTTTGTCATTAGTGGAATTTTTACATGTGCTTTAAATGTTCTGATatggtttgtgttttgttcttatgtaaaaataatcattGCTTGTAAGCACTCTGTGCAAAATCACAAGAAGTTCATGACCACCTGTCTTCCACATTTGGTAGCTTTTTCAAATTATGTGTTGTGGTCACTTATTAATTCTCTATATGCTCGGTTTGGAATTGACAACATGTCTCAGGCTTTTAAAAACTTCCTGTCAGTTTCCTATTTGGTTGTTCCTCCTTTGGTCAATCCTTTAATCTATGGAGTAGTATTAACTCCAATTAGAATGAAGGCAAAGTATGTATTCCGAAGATTAAAGATTAGATAA
- the defbl1 gene encoding beta-defensin-like 1, with protein sequence MKPQCILVLVLLVILAVHSKVNEAVSFPWGCASLSGVCRQGKCLPSELYFGPFGCGTGFQCCVSHFL encoded by the exons ATGAAACCTCAGTGTATCCTTGTGCTGGTTCTCCTGGTCATCTTAGCAGTGCACA GTAAAGTGAATGAGGCTGTGTCGTTTCCCTGGGGCTGTGCTAGCCTCAGCGGAGTCTGCAGACAAGGAAAATGTCTGCCTTCAGAACTGTACTTTGGACCATTCGGCTGTGGCACAGGGTTCCA ATGCTGCGTGTCACATTTTCTATGA
- the LOC130408266 gene encoding olfactory receptor 5I1-like, with amino-acid sequence MENSSYPVMLTLMVPRESKSYRHIYFTCFLFLYLLILSINIRLIAVIIMEKSLHEPMFMFLCNLCVNVIYGASGFYPIFLFNLLLDSYVISFHMCALQTYVIYSSLTTEITILTVMSYDRYVAICRPLDYHSKLTKNRCLKLILLSWILPNCYTVLAVLLSSLRALCKYHIDKLYCDNWSIVKLSCASSSVNSLLGYIIIVQIFCFVGVIITSYIKLIAACKSSLENRRKFWQTCLPHLLSLMNLICAWLFDIMYSRYGANDIPESLRNFLALELIIVPPVFNPLIYGLKIKAVRQKVFKSRIASRINVLEVQKKNITCRT; translated from the coding sequence ATGGAAAACTCTTCTTATCCTGTGATGTTGACTCTTATGGTGCCCAGAGAATCAAAATCATACAGGCATATatattttacttgttttcttttcctctATTTGCTCATATTGTCAATTAATATCCGACTTATTGCTGTCATTATCATGGAGAAATCTCTTCATGAAcccatgttcatgtttttgtgtaatctgtgtgtaaatgtaatatatggAGCATCAGGATTCTAtccaatatttttgtttaatttgctCTTGGATTCATATGTGATCTCCTTTCACATGTGTGCTCTGCAAACCTATGTTATCTACAGCTCTTTAACTACTGAGATTACAATATTAACTGTCATGTCATATGACAGATATGTAGCCATATGCAGACCTTTGGATTATCATTCCAAGTTAACCAAAAACAGATGTTTGAAATTAATTCTGTTGTCATGGATTTTACCAAACTGCTACACAGTACTAGCAGTCCTGTTATCCAGTTTAAGGGCACTTTGTAAATATCACATTGACAAATTGTATTGTGACAACTGGTCAATTGTAAAGTTGTCTTGTGCTTCAAGTTCTGTTAATAGTCTTTTAGGATATATTATTATTGTccaaattttttgttttgtaggtGTTATCATAACATCATACATTAAACTCATCGCTGCCTGTAAATCATCTCTagaaaacagaagaaagttCTGGCAAACTTGTTTGCCACACTTACTGTCACTTATGAATTTAATTTGTGCTTGGCTTTTTGATATCATGTATAGCAGATACGGTGCAAATGACATTCCAGAGAGTCTACGTAATTTTTTGGCTTTAGAACTGATTATAGTTCCTCCTGTTTTTAATCCTCTAATCTATGGATTAAAAATTAAGGCGGTGCGCCAAAAGGTTTTCAAATCACGCATTGCATCaagaataaatgttttagaagttcaaaaaaagaacataacaTGTAGAACATAA
- the chrdl2 gene encoding chordin-like protein 2 isoform X2: protein MKKRMIYLEHLFVLVIMRWFVLGETEAMRPGKMSGVFCTFKEKLYRQGDSWHPYLEPFGFIFCMRCTCTEMSTGLLLVSGHRLKPVGIMELCTRPGKHLQIMSSSHPASPTNVSCALALCVCNERQYEKADINNGNIFCGLKTCQPITCLSPVSVPDTCCLVCKEGAIHLNSASFGEGGQQLNRGVRHSVDHCAAEKVRGRSVRATPSTLRGLNSRSLNLPTLHIKGGSETTVKILLQRKHHRACVYSGKTYSHGDVWHPVLGRVLDCILCTCRDSFQECKRITCPTQYPCQHPIKIEGKCCKICPELKAEGNRTDCFLGQDKNSLLVYKVMSSSASQSEDKVRRIAIERHGATEVEVQVWKTVEGVLHLVETGDVQKKDLIEHPENYILLTTLDEDTWRKFKEEEEKQKDFSKTQSCEDGIKEVVKYLNPEQLDRLCAS from the exons ATGAAGAAAAGGATGATTTACTTAGAACATCTTTTCGTTTTGGTCATAATGCGATGGTTTGTTCTGGGTGAAACGGAGGCGATGCGACCTGGAAAAA TGTCGGGCGTGTTTTGCACTTTTAAAGAGAAGCTGTACAGGCAAGGAGATAGCTGGCATCCCTATCTGGAGCCCTTTGGATTCATCTTCTGCATGCGTTGTACTTGCACAGAA ATGAGCACCGGACTCCTGCTGGTCTCCGGGCACCGGTTAAAACCTGTAGGTATAATGGAACTATGTACCAGACCGGGGAAACATTTACAAATCATGAGCTCTTCCCATCCCGCCAGTCCAACCAATGTGTCATGTGCACTTGCTCT GTGTGTCTGCAATGAAAGACAATATGAGAAAGCAGATATAAAT AATGGAAATATATTCTGTGGACTGAAAACCTGTCAGCCTATTACATGCTTGTCTCCAGTTTCTGTACCAGATACCTGCTGCTTGGTGTGCAAAG AGGGTgcaattcatttaaattctgcGTCATTTGGGGAAGGAGGACAGCAGCTGAACAGAGGAGTC AGGCATTCTGTGGATCACTGTGCTGCGGAAAAGGTCAGGGGCCGTTCAGTTAGGGCCACACCATCAACACTGCGAGGCCTCAACTCCAGGAGTCTCAATCTACCGACGTTACACATCAAAGGAGGTTCTGAAACGACTGTTAAGATTCTTTTACAGCGCAAACATCATAGAG CTTGTGTGTACAGTGGCAAGACATACTCTCATGGTGACGTGTGGCACCCGGTGCTCGGAAGGGTTTTGGATTGCATTCTGTGCACCTGCAGGGACAGCTTTCAAGAGTGCAAACGCATCACATGTCCCACCCAGTATCCATGCCAACATCCCATTAAGATAGAAGGGAAATGCTGTAAGATCTGTCCAG AGCTCAAAGCAGAAGGCAACAGAACTGACTGCTTCCTCGGTCAAGACAAAAACAGTCTGCTGGTGTATAAAGTTATGTCCTCATCTGCTTCTCAGTCAGAAGACAAAGTGCGGAGGATTGCTATAGAGAGGCATGGAGCCACAGAAGTAGAGGTGCAAGTCTGGAAAACCGTTGAAG GTGTTTTGCATCTAGTGGAGACTGGTGATGTTCAGAAAAAAGACCTCATAGAGCATCCAGAAAATTACATCTTACTTACTACATTGGATGAAG ACACCTGGAGAAAGTTcaaagaggaggaagagaagcaGAAGGATTTCAGTAAGACTCAGAGCTGTGAAGATGGGATCAAGGAAGTGGTGAAATACTTAAACCCTGAACAGCTGGACCGTCTTTGTGCTTCTTAG
- the LOC130408267 gene encoding olfactory receptor 1G1-like translates to MENSSYPVMLTLMVPRESKSYRHIYFTCFLFLYLLILSINVRLISVIIMEKSLHEPMFMFLCNLCVNVIYGASGFYPIFLFNLLLDSYVISSHMCALQSFVIYSSLITEVTILTVMSYDRYVAICRPLDYHSKLTKNRCLKLILLTWIIPNCYTVPAILLSNLRTFCKYHIDKLYCDNWSIVKLSCASSFVNNVFGYFIIVTFLSFVVVIIVSYIKLIAACKASLENRRKFWQTCLPHLLSLINCVFSVLFDVMYSRYGANDIPESLRNFLALELITVPPFVNPLIYVLNIKAVRKRAFPSCPVSKIHVSEVQ, encoded by the coding sequence ATGGAGAACTCTTCTTATCCTGTGATGTTGACTCTTATGGTGCCCAGAGAATCAAAATCATACAGGCATATatattttacttgttttcttttcctctATTTGCTCATATTGTCAATTAATGTTCGACTTATTTCTGTCATTATCATGGAGAAATCTCTTCATGAAcccatgttcatgtttttgtgtaatctgtgtgtaaatgtgatatACGGAGCATCAGGATTCTAcccaatttttttgtttaatttgcttttgGATTCATATGTGATCTCCTCTCACATGTGTGCTTTGCAATCCTTTGTTATCTACAGCTCTTTAATTACTGAGGTTACAATATTAACTGTCATGTCATATGACAGATATGTAGCCATATGCAGACCTTTAGATTATCATTCCAAATTAACTAAAAACAGATGTTTGAAATTAATTCTGTTGACCTGGATCATACCTAACTGCTACACAGTTCCAGCAATCCTGTTATCAAACTTGaggacattttgtaaatatcatATAGATAAATTGTATTGTGACAACTGGTCAATTGTAAAACTGTCTTGTGCTTCAAGCTTTGTCAATAatgtttttggatattttattattgtcacatttttatcttttgtgGTTGTTATCATAGTTTCATACATTAAACTCATCGCTGCATGTAAAGCATCTttagaaaacagaagaaaatttTGGCAAACATGTTTGCCGCATTTATTGTCCCttattaattgtgttttttctgtacTTTTTGATGTTATGTATAGCAGATATGGTGCAAATGACATTCCAGAGAGTCTGCGTAATTTTCTGGCTTTAGAACTGATTACAGTTCCTCCCTTTGTTAATCCTCTAATctatgtattaaatattaagGCAGTGCGCAAAAGAGCTTTTCCCTCATGTCCTGtttcaaaaatacatgtttCAGAAGTTCAATAA